A single Thiohalobacter thiocyanaticus DNA region contains:
- the dsrE2 gene encoding sulfur carrier protein DsrE2, with protein sequence MSDTTPEQMDQWLSEKLDELLPQKLQAIEQSKTPSMAIIATKGTLDWAYPPFILASTAAALGWDTHIFFTFYGLLLLKKEIPSEVSPLGNPAMPMKMPFGPKWFQNITWPMPNLIMAGIPGFEKVATSLMKKTFKNKGVATVEELRELCIEAEVKMSACQMTVDVFGFDSSEFIDGLDYVGATYFMPVARESDVCLFI encoded by the coding sequence ATGTCAGATACAACCCCCGAACAGATGGACCAGTGGCTGAGCGAGAAGCTCGACGAACTGCTGCCGCAGAAGCTGCAGGCCATCGAACAGAGCAAGACCCCGAGCATGGCGATCATCGCCACCAAGGGCACCCTGGACTGGGCCTATCCGCCCTTCATCCTGGCCTCCACGGCCGCGGCCCTGGGCTGGGACACCCACATCTTCTTCACCTTCTACGGCCTGCTGCTGCTGAAGAAGGAGATCCCCTCCGAGGTCAGCCCGCTGGGCAACCCGGCCATGCCGATGAAGATGCCCTTCGGTCCCAAGTGGTTCCAGAACATCACCTGGCCGATGCCCAACCTGATCATGGCCGGCATCCCGGGCTTCGAGAAGGTCGCCACCTCCCTGATGAAGAAGACCTTCAAGAACAAGGGCGTGGCCACGGTCGAGGAACTGCGCGAGCTGTGCATCGAGGCTGAGGTGAAGATGTCCGCCTGCCAGATGACGGTGGACGTGTTCGGCTTCGATTCCAGCGAGTTCATCGACGGTCTGGACTATGTCGGCGCGACCTATTTCATGCCGGTGGCACGCGAGTCCGACGTCTGCCTGTTCATCTGA
- a CDS encoding lysophospholipid acyltransferase family protein, producing MRYRLIQGLLWLSGRLPLRVNQALGGVVGILLYWIPNPLRRVAGANIARCLPELKPARQRRILRRCLIETGKTALEAGYLWRLTPASAQRLLVALEGRAAVDAAVAAGRGVIIAAPHLGSWEMAGQIGGREWGVWNLYRPPRIAQLEPLLQAGRTRLGGRLVRADTAGVRQLLRVLRRGGVVGILPDQDPGPEHGVVAPFFGIPANTMRLLPRLAHATGAAVFIAWCERLPRARGYHLRIAPLPPAVADPDPLVAATALNRAVEQCVRALPGQYQWSYRRFKDVRA from the coding sequence ATGCGCTATCGATTGATTCAAGGGCTTCTCTGGCTGTCCGGCCGGCTGCCATTGCGGGTAAATCAGGCACTGGGGGGAGTTGTGGGTATTCTGTTGTACTGGATACCCAATCCCCTGCGCCGGGTGGCCGGCGCCAATATCGCCCGCTGCCTGCCCGAGCTGAAGCCGGCCCGGCAGCGGCGGATTCTGCGCCGCTGCCTGATCGAGACCGGCAAGACGGCGCTGGAGGCCGGGTATCTGTGGCGTCTGACCCCGGCGTCGGCACAGCGCCTGCTGGTGGCCCTGGAGGGCCGCGCGGCGGTGGATGCCGCCGTGGCCGCCGGTCGGGGCGTGATCATCGCCGCCCCGCATCTGGGCAGCTGGGAGATGGCCGGTCAGATCGGCGGTCGGGAATGGGGGGTGTGGAACCTGTACCGACCGCCGCGAATTGCGCAGCTGGAGCCGCTGCTGCAGGCCGGGCGTACCCGTTTGGGCGGGCGGCTGGTGCGGGCCGATACCGCCGGGGTGCGGCAGCTGCTGCGGGTGCTGCGCCGGGGCGGGGTCGTGGGGATTCTGCCGGATCAGGATCCGGGGCCGGAGCACGGGGTGGTGGCGCCCTTTTTCGGTATCCCGGCCAATACCATGCGGCTGCTGCCGCGGCTGGCGCATGCCACCGGCGCCGCCGTGTTCATCGCCTGGTGTGAGCGGCTGCCGCGCGCGCGCGGCTATCACCTGCGCATTGCGCCGCTGCCGCCCGCCGTGGCCGATCCCGATCCGCTGGTCGCCGCCACCGCCCTCAACCGGGCCGTGGAACAGTGCGTAAGGGCCCTGCCCGGCCAGTATCAATGGAGCTACCGGCGCTTCAAGGACGTGCGCGCCTAG
- the pip gene encoding prolyl aminopeptidase, whose product MAGLYPDIKPYVQHTLDVDPPHVLHVEECGNPTGLPVVFLHGGPGGGCEPYHRRFFDPERYRIVLFDQRGCGRSAPHAELEGNTTHTLVADLERIRAHLGIERWVVFGGSWGSTLGLVYAQTHPERVLAMILRGIFLCRPRDIAWFYQDGAGRLFPEAWEEYLELIPPAERSDMVRAYHARLTSDDEVHRMQAAKAWALWEARASTLLPREAVIEHFGAPYTALSLARIEAHYFVNDCFLEPDQILDRADRLRDIPGVIVHGRYDCVCPVEQAVALHRVWPQADLQIVPDAGHAASEPGIIEALVGATDSFADKLGAF is encoded by the coding sequence GTGGCGGGCCTGTATCCCGATATCAAGCCTTATGTCCAGCACACGCTGGACGTCGACCCCCCGCATGTCCTGCATGTGGAGGAGTGCGGCAATCCCACCGGTCTGCCCGTGGTGTTCCTGCACGGCGGCCCGGGCGGAGGCTGCGAGCCCTATCACCGGCGCTTCTTCGACCCCGAACGCTACCGCATCGTGCTGTTCGACCAGCGCGGCTGCGGCCGCTCCGCCCCGCACGCCGAACTGGAAGGCAACACCACCCATACCCTGGTCGCGGATCTGGAGCGCATCCGCGCCCATCTGGGCATCGAACGCTGGGTGGTATTCGGCGGCTCCTGGGGCTCCACCCTGGGCCTGGTCTATGCCCAGACCCATCCCGAGCGGGTGCTGGCAATGATCCTGCGCGGCATCTTTCTGTGCCGGCCACGCGACATCGCCTGGTTCTATCAGGACGGTGCCGGACGCCTGTTCCCGGAGGCCTGGGAGGAATACCTGGAACTCATCCCGCCGGCCGAGCGCAGCGACATGGTCCGGGCCTACCACGCCCGCCTGACCAGCGACGACGAGGTCCATCGGATGCAGGCGGCCAAGGCCTGGGCGCTGTGGGAGGCGCGCGCCTCCACCCTGCTGCCGCGGGAGGCGGTGATCGAGCACTTCGGGGCGCCTTATACCGCGCTCAGCCTGGCCCGGATCGAGGCCCACTATTTCGTCAATGACTGCTTCCTGGAACCGGACCAGATCCTCGACCGGGCCGACCGGCTGCGCGACATCCCGGGGGTGATCGTCCACGGCCGCTATGACTGCGTCTGCCCGGTGGAACAGGCCGTCGCCCTGCACCGGGTCTGGCCGCAGGCCGACCTGCAGATCGTGCCCGATGCCGGCCATGCCGCCAGCGAACCCGGCATCATCGAGGCACTGGTCGGCGCCACCGACAGTTTCGCCGACAAGCTGGGGGCCTTCTGA
- the rnd gene encoding ribonuclease D, translating to MSEYTFVDQPAALEAACREMRRHDWLALDTEFIREKTFYPKLCLIQVATPELRLFCIDPLALDIAPLLDLFYDPGITKVLHAARQDLEIFHQLRGSLPGPVFDTQLAAPLLGLPEQMGYANLVRERLGVDLPKGHSRTDWAQRPLSEDQLRYAADDVNYLAQLYPPLHDELAAKGRLEWLAPDFQILLEPETYIVHPEAAWLRIKEANRLKGASLSILQDLAAWREERARREDKPRKWILPDDALATLARLKPKRKVELERVRGLNPGLIRQFGDALIERIQAARGREPQPLPAFTRLPPLTAAEEAALDLLQGTLRLIADTNGLNPSVLGGRKDLEKLLRGRDDCALLQGWRRRLAGDTLQAVLAGDYRAGISAGRLELEPPLSG from the coding sequence ATGTCCGAATACACCTTTGTCGATCAGCCCGCGGCACTCGAGGCCGCCTGCCGGGAAATGCGTCGCCACGACTGGCTGGCGCTGGATACCGAGTTCATCCGGGAAAAGACCTTTTACCCGAAACTGTGCCTGATTCAAGTTGCCACCCCGGAATTGCGGTTGTTCTGCATCGATCCGCTGGCACTGGATATCGCGCCCCTGCTGGATCTGTTCTACGACCCCGGCATTACCAAGGTGCTGCACGCCGCCCGTCAGGATCTGGAGATCTTCCATCAGCTGCGCGGCAGCCTGCCCGGTCCGGTGTTCGACACCCAGCTGGCCGCCCCGCTGCTGGGGTTGCCCGAGCAGATGGGTTACGCCAATCTGGTGCGCGAGCGCCTGGGCGTGGATCTGCCCAAGGGCCACAGCCGCACCGACTGGGCGCAGCGCCCGCTGTCTGAAGACCAGCTGCGCTATGCCGCCGATGACGTGAACTACCTGGCGCAGCTGTATCCGCCGCTGCATGATGAGCTTGCCGCCAAGGGTCGGCTGGAATGGCTGGCACCGGATTTTCAGATCCTGCTGGAGCCCGAGACCTATATCGTCCATCCCGAAGCGGCCTGGCTGCGTATCAAGGAGGCCAATCGGCTCAAGGGCGCGAGTCTGTCCATTCTGCAGGACCTGGCCGCCTGGCGCGAGGAACGGGCCCGGCGCGAGGACAAACCGCGCAAGTGGATCCTGCCTGACGATGCCCTGGCCACCCTGGCCCGGCTCAAGCCCAAACGCAAGGTGGAACTGGAGCGGGTGCGCGGGCTCAACCCCGGTCTGATCCGTCAGTTCGGCGACGCCCTGATCGAGCGCATCCAGGCCGCCCGCGGCCGCGAACCGCAGCCGCTGCCGGCCTTCACCCGACTGCCGCCGCTCACCGCCGCCGAGGAGGCCGCGCTGGACCTGCTGCAGGGGACGCTGCGCCTGATCGCCGACACCAACGGCCTCAACCCCTCGGTGCTGGGAGGGCGCAAGGACCTGGAGAAGCTGCTGCGCGGGCGCGACGACTGTGCCCTGCTGCAGGGCTGGCGGCGCAGGCTGGCGGGCGACACCCTGCAGGCGGTACTGGCCGGGGATTACCGCGCCGGGATCAGTGCCGGCCGGCTGGAACTGGAGCCGCCGCTCAGCGGCTGA
- a CDS encoding ATP-binding protein, producing the protein MSLASGGAARYLSAMSQTRPPKSLLRPVGRAIADYDMIRDGDRILLGLSGGKDSLSLLHILLHLQRHAPVRFELGAVTVDPEVEGFEPARLKPYLAELGVPYHFRAEPIMERALGHMTKDSYCSWCARMKRGTMYTTAREAGCNVLALGQHLDDLAESFLMSAFHGGRLQTMKAHYRNDDGDLRIIRPLVYVRERQLADFAASAGFPVIRDNCPACFRMPTQRAHMKALLAGEEAHNNQLFKTLLSAMRPLMDDDSHKNIYNFPFSGRKMGKC; encoded by the coding sequence ATGTCACTTGCCAGCGGCGGGGCGGCCCGTTACCTTTCCGCCATGTCACAGACCCGTCCTCCGAAATCCCTGCTGCGCCCGGTTGGCCGGGCCATTGCCGACTACGACATGATCCGCGACGGCGACCGTATCCTGCTCGGCCTGTCAGGCGGCAAGGACTCCCTGTCGCTGCTGCACATCCTGCTGCATCTGCAGCGTCACGCGCCGGTACGCTTCGAACTGGGCGCCGTAACCGTGGATCCCGAAGTGGAGGGCTTCGAGCCGGCCCGGCTCAAGCCCTACCTGGCGGAACTGGGCGTGCCCTACCATTTCCGCGCCGAGCCCATCATGGAGCGGGCGCTGGGGCATATGACCAAGGATTCCTACTGCAGCTGGTGCGCCCGCATGAAGCGGGGGACGATGTACACCACGGCCCGGGAAGCCGGCTGCAACGTCCTGGCGCTCGGACAGCATCTGGACGACCTGGCCGAGAGCTTCCTGATGTCGGCCTTCCACGGCGGCCGGCTGCAGACCATGAAGGCCCATTACCGCAATGACGACGGCGACCTGCGCATCATTCGCCCGCTGGTCTATGTGCGTGAACGCCAGCTGGCCGATTTTGCCGCCAGCGCCGGCTTCCCGGTGATCAGGGACAACTGCCCGGCCTGTTTCCGCATGCCGACCCAGCGCGCTCACATGAAGGCCCTGCTGGCTGGGGAGGAAGCCCACAATAACCAGCTATTCAAGACACTTTTGAGTGCTATGCGCCCACTTATGGATGATGATTCGCATAAAAATATTTACAACTTCCCATTTTCAGGCAGGAAAATGGGGAAATGCTGA
- a CDS encoding DUF488 domain-containing protein, with the protein MAVAVKRAYAPVQAGDGYRVLVDRLWPRGVARDQLGIDEWRREAAPSEGLRRAFHAGAMTWGEFRRAYLAELKARRDELRRLAARARQGRLTLVFAARDERHNNAVVLMQYLKMLGAE; encoded by the coding sequence ATGGCTGTCGCAGTCAAGCGCGCCTACGCACCGGTGCAGGCCGGGGATGGCTACCGGGTCCTGGTCGACCGGCTCTGGCCGCGGGGCGTGGCGCGGGATCAACTCGGAATCGATGAATGGCGGCGTGAGGCCGCACCCTCCGAGGGGCTGCGGCGGGCCTTTCACGCCGGCGCAATGACCTGGGGTGAATTCCGCCGCGCCTATCTGGCCGAGCTCAAGGCGCGGCGCGATGAGTTGCGGCGGCTGGCGGCCCGTGCCCGGCAGGGCCGGCTGACCCTGGTCTTCGCTGCGCGCGATGAAAGGCACAACAACGCCGTGGTCCTGATGCAGTATCTGAAGATGCTGGGGGCGGAGTGA
- the prlC gene encoding oligopeptidase A, producing MSNPLIDLQGLPPFSCIKPEHVEPAVDALLAECRASMHRLLEENSVYSWDNLVQPIEDVEDKLDRAWSPVSHMNSVVNSEALRQAYNACLPKLSDYATEMGQNERLFQAFRQIADSDDYKQLDTAQQKVIDNALRDFRLSGVALPPEQRERYRAVMQELSSLTAKFEENLLDATHGWKLNITDESRLAGLPESAVDLARQTAEREGLEGWLFNLEFPSYYPVLTYADDRELRRELYTAYVTRASDEGPNAGQWDNGPVMERILALRHEAAQLLGFDNYAEKSIATKMAQSTDQVLQFLHDLAERALPAARAELDEIRAFARDQHGMADIEAWDVAYYSEKLREHKYAISQEEVKPWFPVTRVIPGMFAVVNRLYGLDIREVKGVDAWHEDVRFYEIRDTDGRLRGQFYLDLYARPHKRGGAWMDECVSRRITRDGLQTPVAYLTCNFTPPVGDKPALLTHDEVITLFHEFGHGLHHMLTQVDYAGVSGISGVAWDAVELPSQFMENWCWEREALDLIAGHYETGEKLPGELFERMLAAKNFQSAMMMVRQLEFSIFDFRLHREYDPAQGGRVYDILQQVRDQVAVIQPPSFNRFPHSFSHIFAGGYAAGYYSYKWAEVLSADAFSAFEESGIFDRDTGKRFLTSILEQGGSREPMELFIEFRGREPSIDALLRHSGLAA from the coding sequence ATGAGCAATCCCCTCATCGACCTGCAGGGCCTGCCGCCCTTCAGCTGCATCAAGCCCGAACACGTGGAACCGGCCGTCGACGCCCTGCTGGCCGAGTGTCGCGCCAGCATGCACCGGCTGCTGGAGGAGAACAGCGTCTACAGCTGGGACAATCTGGTGCAGCCGATCGAGGATGTGGAGGACAAACTCGACCGCGCCTGGTCGCCGGTCAGCCACATGAACTCGGTGGTCAACAGCGAAGCCCTGCGCCAGGCCTACAATGCCTGTCTGCCCAAGCTGTCCGACTATGCCACCGAGATGGGCCAGAACGAGCGCCTGTTCCAGGCCTTCCGCCAGATCGCCGACAGCGATGACTATAAGCAACTCGACACTGCACAGCAGAAGGTCATCGACAATGCCCTGCGCGACTTCCGCCTCTCCGGCGTGGCTCTGCCGCCCGAACAGCGCGAACGCTACCGGGCCGTCATGCAGGAGCTGTCCTCACTGACGGCGAAGTTCGAGGAGAACCTGCTGGACGCCACCCACGGCTGGAAGCTCAACATCACCGATGAGAGCCGTCTGGCCGGGCTGCCCGAATCGGCCGTCGATCTGGCCCGCCAGACCGCCGAGCGCGAGGGCCTGGAGGGCTGGCTGTTCAACCTGGAGTTCCCCTCCTACTACCCGGTGCTGACCTATGCCGATGACCGCGAGCTGCGCCGCGAGCTCTACACCGCCTATGTCACCCGCGCCTCCGACGAGGGTCCGAACGCCGGCCAGTGGGACAACGGCCCGGTGATGGAGCGGATTCTGGCCCTGCGCCACGAGGCCGCGCAGCTGCTGGGCTTTGACAACTATGCCGAGAAGTCCATCGCCACCAAGATGGCGCAGAGCACCGACCAGGTGCTGCAGTTCCTCCACGACCTGGCCGAACGCGCCCTGCCGGCGGCGCGCGCCGAGCTGGACGAGATCCGCGCCTTCGCCCGCGACCAGCACGGCATGGCGGATATCGAGGCTTGGGATGTGGCCTACTACTCGGAGAAGCTGCGCGAGCACAAGTACGCCATCTCGCAGGAGGAGGTGAAGCCCTGGTTCCCCGTCACCCGCGTGATCCCCGGCATGTTTGCCGTGGTGAATCGGCTGTACGGCCTGGACATCAGGGAAGTGAAGGGCGTGGACGCCTGGCACGAGGACGTGCGCTTCTACGAGATCCGCGACACGGACGGCAGGCTGCGCGGCCAGTTCTATCTGGATCTCTACGCCCGTCCGCACAAGCGCGGCGGCGCCTGGATGGACGAGTGCGTCTCGCGGCGCATCACCCGCGATGGCCTGCAGACGCCGGTGGCCTACCTCACCTGCAACTTCACCCCGCCGGTGGGCGACAAGCCCGCGCTGCTCACCCACGACGAAGTGATTACCCTGTTCCACGAGTTCGGCCACGGCCTGCATCACATGCTGACCCAGGTCGATTATGCCGGCGTGTCCGGGATCAGCGGCGTGGCCTGGGACGCGGTGGAACTGCCCAGCCAGTTCATGGAGAACTGGTGCTGGGAACGCGAGGCGCTGGATCTGATCGCCGGCCATTATGAAACCGGAGAGAAATTGCCGGGCGAACTGTTCGAGCGCATGCTGGCGGCGAAGAACTTCCAGTCCGCCATGATGATGGTACGCCAGCTGGAGTTCTCCATCTTTGATTTCCGCCTGCACCGGGAATACGACCCGGCGCAGGGCGGGCGCGTCTATGACATCCTGCAGCAGGTGCGCGACCAGGTCGCGGTCATCCAGCCGCCGTCCTTCAACCGCTTCCCGCACAGCTTCTCGCACATCTTCGCCGGCGGCTACGCGGCGGGCTACTACAGCTACAAGTGGGCCGAGGTGCTGTCGGCCGACGCCTTCTCCGCTTTCGAGGAGTCCGGCATCTTCGACCGCGACACCGGGAAACGCTTCCTCACCAGCATCCTGGAGCAGGGCGGTTCGCGCGAGCCGATGGAGCTGTTCATCGAGTTCCGCGGCCGCGAGCCGTCCATCGATGCACTGCTGCGCCACAGCGGGTTGGCGGCGTGA
- a CDS encoding acetyltransferase → MNTDCPPDPAALQLAEAVRAACLRALREAHQEAAISGLCSEGALEAAIGAVQQLDLSTLITTGHGSSP, encoded by the coding sequence ATGAATACCGATTGCCCACCCGATCCTGCTGCGCTGCAACTGGCGGAGGCGGTTCGCGCCGCCTGCCTCCGGGCCCTGCGCGAGGCCCATCAGGAGGCGGCCATCAGCGGGCTGTGCAGCGAGGGCGCGCTGGAAGCGGCGATCGGCGCCGTGCAGCAGCTGGATCTCAGCACCCTCATCACGACCGGCCACGGATCTTCTCCCTGA
- a CDS encoding rhodanese-like domain-containing protein — protein MSDNEVHALSPQAAAELLDSNPRAVLIDVRSNMEFLFVGHPVGAVHVPWIDEPDWVINPHFVTQVRQVLLGGVCHEPEAGCAPIILICRSGKRSLEAGRALTAAGIGDVYHVDEGFEGEIDDHHHRSSVGGWRFHGLPWEQC, from the coding sequence ATGAGTGACAACGAGGTCCATGCGCTGAGTCCCCAGGCCGCGGCCGAACTGCTGGACAGCAATCCCAGGGCGGTGCTGATCGATGTCCGTTCAAACATGGAATTCCTGTTCGTCGGCCATCCGGTGGGGGCGGTGCATGTCCCCTGGATCGATGAGCCGGACTGGGTGATCAATCCGCATTTCGTCACCCAGGTGCGCCAGGTATTGCTGGGCGGGGTATGCCATGAGCCGGAGGCCGGCTGCGCCCCGATCATTCTGATCTGTCGCAGCGGCAAGCGCTCGCTGGAGGCCGGCCGGGCCCTGACGGCAGCCGGAATCGGGGATGTTTACCACGTGGATGAAGGTTTCGAGGGGGAAATCGACGACCATCACCACCGCAGTTCGGTGGGGGGCTGGCGCTTCCACGGCCTGCCCTGGGAGCAGTGCTGA
- a CDS encoding cytochrome c — protein sequence MQIPDLTGPCLGLSLLLAGASVAPPAAAAEPLLELPPKLQQALVDEMIAINEGVRALPEAIVKADWERLAETGRRIEQSYILKRRLSEDERGTLVQSLPDSFKYLDRRLHQHAGKLAQAAERRDGELVRFYFSRMLDSCAGCHAVYAKHRFPGYARPGSDGHQH from the coding sequence ATGCAAATCCCTGATCTGACCGGACCCTGTCTGGGTCTGAGCCTGCTGCTGGCCGGAGCCTCCGTCGCCCCGCCCGCCGCCGCCGCCGAGCCCCTGCTGGAGTTGCCGCCGAAGCTGCAGCAGGCGCTGGTCGATGAAATGATCGCGATCAACGAGGGGGTGCGGGCGCTGCCCGAGGCCATCGTCAAGGCCGACTGGGAACGGCTGGCCGAGACCGGCCGCCGGATCGAGCAGAGCTATATTCTCAAGCGGCGCCTGTCGGAGGACGAACGCGGGACACTGGTACAGTCCCTGCCGGACAGCTTCAAATATCTCGACCGCCGGCTGCATCAGCATGCGGGCAAGCTCGCTCAGGCCGCCGAGCGCCGGGACGGGGAACTGGTCCGGTTCTACTTCAGCCGCATGCTCGACAGCTGTGCGGGCTGTCATGCCGTGTATGCAAAACATCGCTTTCCCGGCTATGCCCGCCCCGGCAGCGACGGGCATCAGCACTGA
- a CDS encoding DUF1289 domain-containing protein — MATIIQHEPASPCIRVCTLDDDDVCLGCGRTLGEITEWGGADPARRREILAAAEQRRAAGSPSPLPLAPQGRGD, encoded by the coding sequence ATGGCGACCATAATACAGCATGAACCGGCATCGCCCTGCATTCGGGTATGCACGCTCGACGACGACGACGTGTGCCTGGGCTGCGGCCGCACCCTGGGCGAGATCACGGAGTGGGGCGGTGCCGATCCCGCGCGCCGGCGCGAGATCCTGGCCGCAGCCGAACAGCGACGTGCAGCAGGCTCCCCCTCACCCCTACCCCTCGCCCCACAGGGGAGAGGGGATTGA
- the dtd gene encoding D-aminoacyl-tRNA deacylase yields the protein MIGLLQRVSEARVTVTGETVGAIGRGLLVLIGVEQGDTQAQADRLLERLLGYRVFPDADGKMNLSLADTGGGLLLVPQFTLAADTRKGLRPSFTPAATPEAGKHLFDYLVGQARGRHSDVACGRFGADMQVSLTNDGPVTFWLQVPVSR from the coding sequence ATGATCGGGCTGCTGCAGCGGGTAAGCGAGGCACGGGTGACGGTCACCGGCGAGACGGTCGGGGCCATCGGCCGCGGGCTGCTGGTCCTGATCGGGGTGGAACAGGGCGATACTCAGGCCCAGGCCGACCGGCTGCTGGAGCGGCTGCTGGGCTACCGGGTGTTCCCGGACGCTGACGGGAAAATGAACCTGTCGCTGGCCGACACCGGCGGCGGGCTGCTGCTGGTGCCGCAGTTCACCCTGGCCGCGGACACCCGTAAAGGCCTGCGGCCGAGCTTCACTCCGGCGGCCACGCCGGAGGCGGGAAAGCACCTGTTCGACTATCTGGTGGGGCAGGCGCGGGGGCGGCATTCCGACGTCGCCTGCGGGCGCTTCGGCGCCGACATGCAGGTCAGCCTGACCAACGACGGCCCGGTGACCTTCTGGCTGCAGGTCCCGGTCAGCCGCTGA
- the gorA gene encoding glutathione-disulfide reductase translates to MPQHFDLIAIGAGSGGLSVAERAARYGAKCAVVESGPLGGTCVNVGCVPKKVMWYGATLAHALDDAAGYGFDLTRNGFDWGRLKAGRDAYVNGINTWYHTYLADSDITEIPGRARFVDARTLEVNGERYSADHICIAVGGYPTVPDIPGAELGITSDGFFELESRPQRVAIAGSGYIAVELAGMLNALGSEVTLVLRREHILREFDAMLRECLMEEMIKDGINIISTTELDEVALQDDGKLSLRGGNGQHLDDFDQLIWAVGRTPATDGLNLEAAGVAVDENGFIPSDQYENTNVEGVYALGDVNGKAALTPVAIAAGRRLADRLFGGMSERHLPYENIPTVVFTHPPIGTVGLTEARAREIHGDAVKIYQTRFTAMYHALTEHKRETAMKLVCVGAQEKVVGCHIIGMGADEMLQGFAVAVRMGARKADLDDTVALHPTSAEELVTMR, encoded by the coding sequence ATGCCCCAGCACTTTGATCTCATCGCCATCGGCGCCGGCAGCGGCGGCCTCTCGGTGGCCGAACGCGCCGCCCGCTATGGGGCGAAATGCGCCGTGGTCGAGAGCGGCCCGCTGGGCGGGACCTGCGTGAACGTCGGTTGCGTGCCCAAGAAGGTCATGTGGTACGGGGCCACCCTGGCCCATGCCCTCGATGATGCCGCCGGCTACGGATTCGATCTCACCCGCAACGGCTTCGACTGGGGCCGGCTAAAGGCCGGGCGGGATGCCTATGTCAATGGCATCAACACCTGGTATCACACCTACCTGGCCGATTCGGACATCACCGAGATCCCGGGCCGGGCGCGCTTCGTCGATGCCCGCACCCTGGAGGTGAACGGCGAGCGTTACAGCGCCGATCACATCTGCATCGCCGTGGGCGGCTACCCCACCGTGCCGGATATTCCGGGCGCGGAACTGGGCATCACCTCGGACGGCTTCTTCGAGCTGGAGTCGCGGCCGCAGCGGGTGGCCATTGCCGGTTCCGGCTACATCGCTGTGGAACTGGCCGGCATGCTCAATGCGCTCGGCAGCGAGGTCACGCTGGTACTGCGGCGCGAACACATCCTGCGCGAGTTCGACGCCATGCTGCGTGAGTGCCTGATGGAGGAGATGATCAAGGATGGCATCAACATCATCTCCACCACCGAGTTGGACGAGGTGGCGCTACAGGACGACGGCAAACTGAGCCTGCGCGGCGGCAACGGCCAGCACCTGGACGATTTCGATCAGCTGATCTGGGCCGTGGGCCGCACCCCGGCCACTGACGGTCTGAACCTGGAGGCCGCCGGTGTGGCTGTGGATGAAAACGGCTTCATCCCCAGCGATCAGTACGAGAACACCAATGTCGAAGGCGTCTATGCGCTCGGGGATGTCAACGGCAAGGCCGCGCTCACCCCGGTGGCCATTGCCGCCGGCCGGCGTCTGGCCGACCGGCTGTTCGGCGGCATGAGCGAACGCCACCTGCCCTACGAGAACATCCCCACCGTGGTGTTCACTCACCCGCCCATCGGCACCGTGGGGCTGACCGAGGCCCGTGCCCGGGAGATCCACGGCGACGCGGTCAAGATCTACCAGACCCGTTTCACAGCCATGTATCACGCCCTGACCGAACACAAGCGCGAGACCGCCATGAAGCTGGTCTGCGTCGGGGCGCAGGAGAAGGTGGTGGGCTGTCACATCATCGGCATGGGCGCCGACGAGATGCTGCAGGGCTTCGCCGTGGCGGTGCGCATGGGTGCGCGCAAGGCCGATCTGGACGATACCGTCGCCCTGCATCCGACCAGTGCCGAGGAGTTGGTGACGATGCGGTGA